The following coding sequences are from one Alosa alosa isolate M-15738 ecotype Scorff River chromosome 3, AALO_Geno_1.1, whole genome shotgun sequence window:
- the LOC125292172 gene encoding E3 ubiquitin-protein ligase TRIM35-like, with protein sequence MKDLQNTLEDYEQVKLSCDHTAEYIKVQSNNTEKQIKEDFEKLHQFLRDEEAARISALWKEEGQKSRMMKEKIEQMVREISSLSDSIRVVEKMGADDVSLLQNYKSTLER encoded by the exons ATGAAGGATTTACAGAATACACTTGAAGACTATGAACAAGTAAAACTCAGTTGTGACCACACTGCAGAGTACATTAAg GTTCAGTCCAATAACACGGAGAAGCAGATCAAGGAAGACTTTGAGAAGCTTCACCAGTTTCTTCGAGATGAAGAGGCAGCCAGGATATCTGCACTGTGGAAGGAGGAAGGTCAGAAGAGTCGGATGATGAAGGAGAAGATTGAGCAGATGGTCAGAGAGATCTCATCTCTTTCGGACTCAATCAGAGTTGTAGAGAAAATGGGAGCTGATGATGTGTCATTGCTGCAG AACTACAAGAGCACATTGGAAAGGTGA